Proteins encoded in a region of the Lathamus discolor isolate bLatDis1 chromosome Z, bLatDis1.hap1, whole genome shotgun sequence genome:
- the LOC136005843 gene encoding hydrocephalus-inducing protein-like, translating to MPPSRETPVSHPGDVLAVMYKPLSVKNMCLLPLSVVLALEQPFSICTADQQPLPADAQPMKLRTGEELQLCIGFNPAYEEDLLIRAAEKALKIKFLEHPHEEQVTVRGEVYFPNLQIQTTAVDFGCILNDTKDVRYMEMTNCSPLVVQYHWAFLKDSQVNPVRFMETEPLALGVEEVFDILPLHGELQPGQSQRVCFSFFGHANTVSQVTALCRVEGGPSYEVALRGEASRISYLLDTTEIDCGLQVFNKVTEAAVTLQNSGKLGFAFAVLSPGTGTAASPLPGVPLVVPSRGYVEPGKQQVLKVYYLPGVPGVFCRAFQIQLGHLEPEKISLKGEGTFPRIHLDLPRNIKGNAKYEKILLKAKEKLDKGSQREEAIALGEAVAAEPRVDDSGTVWDAQLQMQMEEMLIEEHALEQQKALASRPPEDTAFHQRVHRRLLKLVGTPVACLQGPRG from the exons ATGCCCCCCTCTAGAGAGACGCCAGTGTCT caccccggtgatgtcctggctgtgatgtACAAGCCTCTGTCTGTAAAGAACATGTGCTTGCTGCCCCTCAGTGTGGTCCTTGCCTtagagcagcccttctccatctgcactgcggaccagcagcctctccctgcagatgctcag cccatgaagctgaggacaggggaggaactTCAACTCTGCATCGGATTTAACCCTGCTTATGAGGAGGATTTGCTTATCCGGGCAGcggagaaggctctgaagatcaagttcctggagcatcctcacgaAGAGCAGGTCACCGTCCGGGGAGAAGTCTACTTCCCGAATCTCCAGATCCAGACCACGGCCGTGGACTTTGGCTGCATCTTGAATGACACCAAGGATGTGCGTTACATGGAGATGACCAACTGCAGCCCACTGGTTGTCCAGTACCACTGggcattcctgaaggacagccagGTGAACCCAGTGAG gttcatGGAGACAGAGCCCCTCGCCTTGGGTGTGGAGGAG GTTTTCGATATCCTGCCGCTGCACGGTGAGCTGCAGCCGGGCCAGAGCCAGCGcgtctgcttctccttcttcgGCCACGCCAACACCGTCAGCCAGGTCACGGCGCTgtgcagggtggagggaggccCGAGCTACGAGGTGGCTCTGCGTGGGGAGGCCTCGCGCATCAGCTACCTCCTGGACACCACCGAGATCGACTGCGGGCTGCAG GTGTTTAACAAAGTCACGGAAGCAGCGGTGACCCTGCAAAACAGTGGGAAGCTGGGATTTGCCTTtgcggtgctgagccccggcacaggcactgcagccagccctctgcctgGCGTGCCCCTGGTCGTGCCCAGCAGG GGTTACGTTGaacctggcaagcagcaagtgctgaaagtgtattacctgccaggagtgcctggagtcttctgcagggctttccagatccaactgggtcacctggagccagaaaaaatctccctgaaaggagaggggacctttcccaggatccacttggacctgcccaggaacatcaaag gcaacgccaaatatgagaagatcctcctaaaggccaaagaaaagctggacaaaggcagccagagagaagaggccattgctctgggggaggctgtggcagccgagccccgcgtGGACGACTCGGGCACCGTG tgggatgctcagctgcagatgcagatggaggagatgctgattgaggagcatgccctggagcagcagaaagctctcgCCTCCCGTCCCCCAGAggacactgcctttcaccagcgTGTACATCGGAGGCTTCTCAAGTTAGTAGGGACTCCTGTAGCCTGTCTCCAGGGGCCGCGAGGGtaa